A window of Chloracidobacterium sp. N contains these coding sequences:
- a CDS encoding outer membrane protein assembly factor BamD — protein sequence MSKWFEPTLKRSWALLALTACLAASLACGSPKKKVTTEEVREGRDRELYAEGLRAMRKRRYEEGRLLLSTLIGSYDGSPLLPLAKLLIADSFYREGGASSLAQADVEYREWLQFFPQHPLADDVLLKIAQIHVRQIGPANLDNTEARRAERELLRLVREYPQSKLQPQVQEYLKFTREQLGMHSLGVARLYFKQQKYVAVKGRCESIIRNYPDFTYMDETLFLHGVSLTQLEDTPEAAKSFARIVREYPNSEWRDKAAEYLERFGVEVPAPAEGAEVKQVVRKSFIKRKFEEIFGPSASVTKEGIILKKDDTIDPEVEELLVSLGVRTDVITPESTITGQGKQIQTYGQRATNGQTEAARPTATESEPTPKRADEPTPKVVEPKKSKKSKAQPPR from the coding sequence ATGTCAAAATGGTTTGAGCCGACGCTGAAGCGGAGTTGGGCGCTGCTGGCCCTGACCGCCTGCCTGGCGGCTTCCCTGGCCTGTGGAAGCCCCAAGAAAAAGGTCACGACTGAGGAAGTTCGTGAGGGGCGCGACCGGGAGCTGTATGCCGAAGGGCTGCGCGCCATGCGCAAGCGGCGCTACGAGGAAGGCCGCCTGCTGCTGAGCACCCTGATTGGAAGCTACGACGGCAGCCCGCTGCTTCCGCTCGCCAAGCTTCTGATTGCCGACTCGTTTTACCGGGAAGGTGGCGCTTCCAGTCTGGCGCAGGCCGATGTGGAATACCGCGAGTGGTTGCAGTTTTTTCCCCAGCATCCGCTGGCGGATGATGTCCTGCTCAAGATCGCCCAGATTCACGTCCGGCAGATTGGCCCGGCCAATCTCGACAACACGGAAGCACGGCGGGCAGAGCGGGAGTTGCTGCGGCTGGTCCGGGAGTATCCGCAGTCGAAGCTCCAGCCCCAGGTGCAGGAATACCTGAAGTTCACCCGCGAGCAGCTTGGCATGCACAGCCTGGGCGTGGCGCGCCTGTACTTCAAGCAACAGAAGTACGTCGCCGTCAAGGGACGCTGCGAGAGCATCATTCGGAACTATCCTGACTTCACCTACATGGACGAGACGCTGTTTCTGCATGGCGTCTCCCTGACCCAACTGGAGGATACGCCCGAAGCGGCCAAGTCCTTTGCCCGAATCGTGCGGGAGTATCCCAACAGTGAGTGGCGCGACAAGGCGGCGGAATATCTCGAACGGTTTGGCGTGGAAGTGCCAGCTCCCGCCGAGGGTGCCGAAGTCAAGCAGGTGGTGCGCAAAAGCTTCATCAAACGCAAGTTCGAGGAAATTTTCGGCCCCAGCGCCAGCGTGACAAAGGAAGGCATCATCCTCAAGAAAGACGACACCATTGATCCTGAAGTCGAGGAGTTGCTGGTGAGCCTGGGTGTGCGGACGGATGTCATCACCCCCGAATCCACCATCACCGGACAGGGCAAGCAAATCCAGACCTACGGGCAGCGCGCCACGAACGGGCAAACCGAGGCCGCGCGCCCAACGGCTACCGAGTCCGAGCCGACGCCCAAGCGGGCGGACGAACCGACGCCCAAAGTTGTCGAGCCAAAGAAAAGCAAGAAGTCGAAAGCCCAGCCGCCCCGCTAG
- the rpe gene encoding ribulose-phosphate 3-epimerase produces MTGQTEVKIAPSILSADFARLAEEIQRVEAAGADLLHVDVMDGHYVPNLTIGPPVVAALRRVTRLPLDVHLMMTNPDAFLKDFRDAGADSISVHVEVVHHLHRTLEAIRSLGARPGVVLNPGTSLVLLEEVLPFVDFVLVMTVNPGFGGQRFIEACLPKVARLRRMIDERGLDVAIEVDGGIGQHNVRALVERGAQWIVAGSAVFGAPDPGLAVRQLRAAALGVASPDGESGEAVPAAV; encoded by the coding sequence ATGACAGGTCAGACTGAAGTCAAAATAGCGCCTTCGATTCTATCGGCCGACTTTGCGCGCCTTGCGGAAGAAATCCAGCGGGTGGAAGCGGCCGGCGCGGACCTGCTGCACGTGGATGTCATGGATGGGCACTATGTCCCCAACCTGACGATTGGGCCGCCCGTGGTGGCGGCGCTGCGCCGGGTGACGCGCCTGCCGCTCGACGTGCACCTGATGATGACCAACCCGGATGCCTTCCTGAAGGACTTTCGGGATGCCGGCGCCGACAGCATTTCCGTCCATGTGGAGGTCGTTCATCACCTTCATCGCACCCTTGAAGCCATCCGGTCACTGGGAGCGCGGCCTGGAGTGGTGCTCAATCCCGGAACGTCGCTGGTCCTGCTGGAAGAGGTGCTGCCCTTTGTGGATTTCGTACTGGTGATGACGGTCAATCCGGGCTTTGGCGGGCAACGTTTCATCGAAGCCTGTCTGCCCAAGGTGGCCCGCCTGCGCCGGATGATTGACGAACGTGGTCTGGACGTGGCCATTGAGGTGGATGGCGGCATTGGTCAGCACAACGTACGCGCACTTGTGGAGCGCGGCGCGCAGTGGATCGTCGCCGGTTCGGCCGTGTTCGGCGCGCCTGATCCGGGGCTGGCCGTCAGGCAACTCCGGGCGGCGGCGCTGGGTGTCGCGTCGCCCGATGGTGAGTCCGGCGAGGCCGTGCCGGCGGCTGTATGA
- a CDS encoding PASTA domain-containing protein, translating into MASVVSSSQPQRTIGSWLKRLVWRVMFVSLLVVAFITGSIATCYVTRGERVTVPNVVGKTEPEAREILEKQGLRVVIIEVPNAPEPVGTVVRQNPKAGSVVRRPFPVKINVSRPQ; encoded by the coding sequence ATGGCGAGCGTAGTCAGCAGTAGCCAGCCGCAGCGCACGATTGGGTCCTGGCTGAAGCGCCTTGTATGGCGGGTGATGTTTGTGTCTCTGCTCGTTGTGGCTTTCATTACCGGCAGCATTGCCACGTGCTACGTGACACGTGGGGAGCGGGTGACGGTTCCGAACGTGGTCGGAAAAACCGAACCTGAAGCCCGTGAGATACTGGAAAAGCAGGGATTGCGCGTCGTGATCATTGAAGTGCCGAACGCGCCGGAGCCGGTGGGCACGGTCGTGCGCCAAAACCCGAAGGCGGGCAGTGTCGTCCGCCGTCCCTTTCCGGTGAAGATCAATGTCAGTCGCCCCCAGTGA
- a CDS encoding ABC transporter ATP-binding protein, whose protein sequence is MKDLLRLLGYARPHAGRIVIAVLAAAGVGLFEAGRTALIQPIFDGLGLGSDTFPTTIGGVTVPRLQTWLPAGSAYWMVVLGLLIGFSLLRGLAEFAANFLLTSVGQSVIVTLRMALFTHALDQSAAFFDRRRTAELTNALITDVEKVQSGVAQYLADALREGFTLVCLLALALVLSWKLTLLTLSVVPLLALLTATFGRRLRQSSRATQQAIEDVLALATEVLSGYRIVQAYGAQATEQARFQAAVQRLRRFNLRTARALFLPSPLLDVLGVVVGAGVIFYTHHLIASGELTPGAFTATLLALVRLYDPLRKLTQTYQAYQQVIVSAGRLFALLDESSPVTDAPTALTTATFQQTLALTDVVFTYPETARPALDGVTFNIRRGETVALVGPSGGGKSTVFALLLRFYDPVRGSITLDGVDIRHVTRAALRQLVAYVPQETVLFDGTFAENIAYGRPGATRAEIEQAARAAYAHEFILERGGYDARIGEAGRALSGGQRQRIAIARALLRNAPILLLDEATSALDAESEHLVQAALTTLMQGRTTLVIAHRLATVQRADRILVFERGRIVEAGDHATLTAAQGTYRRLYELQFTSQSS, encoded by the coding sequence ATGAAAGACCTGCTGCGCCTTCTGGGCTATGCACGCCCCCATGCCGGACGGATTGTCATTGCCGTCCTGGCCGCTGCCGGTGTTGGTCTCTTCGAGGCTGGCCGCACGGCGCTCATCCAGCCCATTTTCGATGGTCTGGGCCTCGGCAGTGATACCTTCCCGACGACCATCGGGGGCGTGACCGTACCCCGGTTGCAGACCTGGCTCCCGGCCGGCAGCGCCTACTGGATGGTCGTGCTGGGGCTGCTCATTGGCTTCAGTCTCCTGCGCGGGCTGGCGGAATTTGCCGCCAACTTCCTGCTGACCTCCGTGGGGCAGTCGGTCATTGTCACCCTGCGCATGGCGCTCTTTACCCATGCGCTCGACCAGTCGGCGGCCTTTTTCGACCGCCGCCGAACGGCCGAACTGACCAATGCGCTCATCACCGATGTGGAGAAAGTACAGTCCGGGGTGGCGCAATACCTGGCGGATGCCCTGCGGGAAGGCTTCACGCTGGTCTGCCTGCTGGCGCTGGCGCTTGTGCTGTCGTGGAAGCTGACCCTGCTCACCCTGTCCGTCGTGCCGCTGCTGGCGCTGCTGACGGCGACGTTCGGACGCCGCCTCCGGCAGTCCAGCCGCGCCACCCAGCAGGCGATTGAAGACGTGCTGGCGCTGGCGACGGAAGTGCTGTCCGGCTACCGCATCGTCCAGGCGTACGGCGCACAGGCGACGGAGCAGGCGCGTTTTCAGGCGGCCGTTCAGCGGCTGCGGCGCTTCAACCTCCGTACGGCCCGCGCCCTGTTTCTGCCCTCCCCCCTGCTGGATGTGCTGGGCGTCGTGGTGGGTGCGGGCGTCATCTTCTACACCCACCACCTCATAGCCAGCGGCGAACTGACGCCCGGCGCTTTTACCGCCACACTGCTGGCGCTCGTGCGCCTGTATGACCCACTGCGCAAGCTGACCCAGACCTACCAGGCCTATCAGCAGGTGATTGTCTCTGCCGGTCGGCTCTTTGCCCTGCTCGATGAGTCTTCGCCGGTTACGGATGCGCCAACGGCGCTGACGACGGCCACCTTCCAGCAGACTTTGGCGCTGACCGACGTGGTGTTCACGTATCCCGAAACGGCGCGGCCGGCGCTTGATGGCGTCACCTTCAACATCCGCCGGGGGGAAACTGTCGCGCTGGTCGGGCCGAGCGGCGGCGGGAAAAGTACGGTCTTTGCCCTGCTCCTGCGCTTCTATGACCCCGTCCGTGGAAGTATCACCCTGGATGGCGTGGACATCCGCCACGTCACCCGCGCGGCCCTGCGGCAGCTTGTGGCCTATGTTCCCCAGGAAACGGTCCTTTTCGACGGCACTTTTGCCGAAAACATCGCCTATGGACGGCCCGGCGCCACCCGCGCCGAAATCGAGCAGGCCGCGCGCGCGGCCTACGCCCACGAGTTCATTCTCGAACGGGGCGGCTATGACGCGCGGATTGGCGAAGCCGGACGGGCACTTTCCGGCGGACAGCGCCAGCGGATTGCCATTGCCCGCGCCCTGCTGCGCAACGCCCCCATTCTGCTGCTCGATGAGGCGACCTCGGCGCTGGATGCGGAATCCGAACACCTCGTCCAGGCGGCGCTGACGACCCTGATGCAGGGACGCACCACGCTGGTCATCGCCCATCGGCTGGCGACGGTCCAGCGCGCCGACCGGATTTTGGTCTTTGAGCGCGGGCGCATCGTCGAAGCCGGCGACCACGCCACCCTGACGGCGGCCCAGGGAACGTACCGGCGGCTCTACGAGCTTCAGTTCACGTCCCAGAGCAGCTAA
- a CDS encoding decaprenyl-phosphate phosphoribosyltransferase: MPTAVVSSGLTLPLALLKAMRPQQWTKNVLLFPALLFSQNLFHWRETVLVCAACAVFCLLSSGVYLLNDLLDIENDRAHPLKRHRPLASGALPVPVGIAACGGLSAGALAAAFWLSTPFAWTAVAYFLLQVAYTVRLKHVVILDVGCIAAGFVLRAVAGGQVIAVTISAWLLICAMLLSLFLALGKRRHELLLLEDGATAHRRILGEYTPDLLDQMISIVTAATVVCYTFYTVAPETVAKFGTTRLVFTVPFVLYGIFRYLYLIHRRQMGGSPEKALLNDGASLANLVLYGLAVVAILYWLR; the protein is encoded by the coding sequence ATGCCAACTGCCGTTGTTTCATCCGGTCTCACCCTGCCCCTGGCCCTGCTCAAGGCGATGCGTCCGCAGCAGTGGACGAAAAACGTGCTGCTGTTTCCGGCGCTGCTCTTTTCGCAAAACCTCTTTCACTGGCGGGAAACGGTGCTGGTGTGTGCCGCATGCGCCGTGTTCTGCCTGCTGAGCAGCGGCGTCTATCTGCTCAACGACCTGCTCGACATCGAAAATGACCGCGCCCATCCGCTCAAGCGCCACCGGCCGCTGGCCTCCGGGGCGCTGCCAGTCCCGGTTGGCATTGCGGCCTGTGGCGGTCTGTCGGCGGGGGCGCTGGCGGCGGCCTTCTGGCTTTCAACGCCGTTTGCCTGGACGGCCGTGGCGTACTTCCTGCTGCAAGTCGCCTACACGGTACGCCTCAAGCACGTCGTCATTCTCGACGTGGGGTGCATTGCAGCCGGATTCGTGCTGCGGGCCGTTGCCGGCGGACAGGTCATCGCCGTGACGATTTCTGCCTGGCTGCTCATCTGCGCCATGCTGCTGTCGCTGTTTCTGGCGCTTGGCAAGCGGCGGCACGAACTGCTGCTGCTCGAAGACGGAGCAACGGCCCACCGGCGGATTCTGGGTGAATACACACCCGATCTGCTTGACCAGATGATTTCGATTGTCACGGCCGCGACCGTCGTCTGCTATACCTTCTACACCGTCGCCCCTGAAACGGTGGCCAAGTTTGGCACGACGCGGCTGGTGTTCACCGTGCCGTTCGTGCTCTACGGCATCTTTCGCTACCTGTATCTCATCCACCGGCGGCAGATGGGCGGCAGCCCGGAAAAGGCGCTGCTCAACGACGGCGCATCGCTGGCCAACCTTGTGCTGTATGGGCTGGCGGTTGTCGCCATTCTCTACTGGTTGCGCTGA
- a CDS encoding redoxin domain-containing protein, with amino-acid sequence MFLLACAFVLGILDGLWSPPRERVWPVRVLLGQSLARLLWCGALGILAGQLGVWVAEAAFLMGFGRQVFFVPAVGLLLLALGWLGWRWRLGRRPWVAPRLGHPFAVVIRVSSLLLAALLLALTTWEIRQAAVAMLCFGFGALPGDVARSLFSNSRWWERLQPLAASGAAGGLTVAALVLTAAGLGYDVFTGRALGDDLDHLGHVISGDDSLIAIGALVPDVAFKSLDGQTVRLSHYRGRIVVLVAIGTRCPCVEAYRARLNALAGTYAPRQVVFIGFNPNANESLTEIRERQKAKPFVFPVVVDEGRQATDLLGATCMTECFLVDAAGRLQYHGRIDDNTYHPERVTAHLLQEALEAVLSGRPVNVLCRPAIGCAIVRQTPGEAQRNQ; translated from the coding sequence ATGTTTCTCCTTGCCTGTGCCTTTGTCCTGGGAATTCTGGATGGTTTGTGGTCGCCGCCCCGCGAACGGGTCTGGCCGGTTCGGGTCCTTCTGGGGCAATCCTTGGCCCGCCTGCTGTGGTGTGGGGCGCTGGGGATTCTCGCCGGACAGCTTGGTGTCTGGGTGGCCGAAGCGGCGTTCCTGATGGGTTTTGGGCGGCAGGTGTTCTTCGTCCCGGCTGTGGGGCTATTGCTGTTGGCGCTGGGGTGGCTGGGTTGGCGCTGGCGGCTGGGACGCCGCCCCTGGGTTGCACCCCGGCTGGGACATCCGTTTGCCGTGGTCATCCGGGTTTCTTCGCTGCTGCTGGCAGCCCTGCTGCTTGCCCTGACGACCTGGGAAATCCGGCAGGCAGCCGTGGCGATGCTGTGCTTTGGCTTTGGCGCGTTGCCCGGAGATGTGGCGCGGTCGCTGTTTTCCAACAGCCGGTGGTGGGAACGGCTCCAGCCGCTGGCCGCTTCCGGCGCAGCCGGAGGGCTGACCGTGGCCGCTTTGGTGCTGACTGCGGCCGGATTGGGCTACGACGTGTTCACCGGACGCGCGCTGGGCGATGATCTCGATCACCTTGGCCACGTCATCTCCGGTGATGACAGCCTGATCGCCATTGGCGCGCTGGTCCCGGATGTCGCCTTCAAGAGCCTCGACGGGCAGACCGTCCGCCTGAGCCACTACCGTGGCCGCATCGTCGTTCTGGTGGCGATTGGAACGCGCTGCCCGTGCGTCGAAGCCTACCGCGCCCGCCTCAACGCCCTGGCCGGCACCTATGCCCCGCGCCAGGTGGTCTTTATCGGTTTCAACCCGAACGCCAATGAGTCCCTGACGGAAATCCGCGAGCGGCAGAAGGCCAAGCCGTTCGTCTTTCCGGTCGTCGTGGATGAAGGCCGTCAGGCCACTGACCTGCTGGGTGCTACGTGCATGACGGAATGCTTTCTGGTGGATGCCGCCGGGCGGCTCCAGTACCACGGGCGCATTGACGACAACACCTATCACCCGGAGCGGGTGACGGCCCACCTGTTGCAGGAAGCTCTGGAAGCGGTTTTGTCCGGGCGTCCGGTCAATGTCCTGTGCCGGCCGGCCATTGGATGCGCCATTGTGCGCCAGACGCCCGGCGAGGCTCAGCGCAACCAGTAG
- a CDS encoding SpoIIE family protein phosphatase has protein sequence MYSLVIHLPNTPPRRILLVKPRYTLGRSVRADIMVPDSFASRIHAALQQDGQTYILEDLRSANGTYYQGQRLAQPIRLHPGERFRIGETELELVPETHFTQTAAPSVTYSQTSAATVPEAQIGMGTVNTAEEILHRAFERSSGGLPRGSQSVPEETILLTATPGAAPAETFPKTKLEPQRPDLLALVSKVGVTLLSNASFSETLEEVMSLVFESLPAERGFLLTYNHAQYQLECRVARTRTTRLPCEEAVVCQSITERVLTTKAAVLTSDARQDPRFAGSQSILLGDIRSVMCVPLLFREQLHGLIYVENPYQRRFTPDDLEVLTTIASVAAVKIENTRLLEEEMKRQRLQAEVALAARIQASMLPQCEPLIAGFEVAGLSRPAEDIGGDYYDYIHVGEERLAVVIGDASGHGISSGLLMALAKGALFNQLGISPDPVHVMQTLNKLIHENGTRRDLMTFCYTLLDVPTGHITIANAGHPYPMVYCAATKTVHSLEGGAYPLGVRPMLGRLPILTHVLNPQDVLVMYSDGIPELKNRTGNYFGYDGLKAVIHRHVHLPARELCETIVEKALTFASGSIPEDDITVVVVKCTR, from the coding sequence ATGTATTCCCTCGTCATTCACCTGCCCAACACACCACCGCGCCGGATATTGCTGGTCAAACCCCGCTACACCCTTGGGCGCAGCGTGCGCGCCGACATCATGGTGCCGGACTCCTTTGCCTCGCGCATCCACGCTGCACTTCAGCAGGATGGACAGACCTACATCCTGGAAGACCTCCGCAGCGCCAATGGCACCTACTACCAGGGACAGCGCCTTGCGCAGCCCATCCGCCTCCACCCAGGGGAACGCTTCCGCATTGGCGAAACCGAACTCGAACTCGTCCCCGAAACGCACTTTACCCAGACTGCCGCGCCGTCGGTGACGTACTCCCAGACTTCTGCGGCTACGGTCCCGGAAGCGCAGATCGGGATGGGGACGGTCAACACAGCAGAAGAAATTCTGCATCGCGCCTTTGAGCGCAGTTCCGGGGGACTCCCCAGAGGTTCCCAGTCTGTGCCGGAGGAAACCATCCTTCTGACCGCAACACCAGGTGCAGCCCCGGCGGAGACTTTCCCGAAAACAAAGCTGGAGCCGCAGCGCCCTGACCTGCTGGCGCTCGTGAGCAAGGTTGGTGTCACGCTGCTTTCCAATGCCAGTTTCAGTGAAACGCTGGAAGAAGTCATGAGCCTGGTCTTCGAGTCGCTGCCGGCGGAGCGGGGATTCCTGCTGACCTACAACCACGCGCAGTATCAGCTTGAATGCCGTGTGGCGCGCACCCGCACCACTCGCCTGCCTTGTGAGGAAGCTGTCGTCTGCCAGAGCATCACCGAACGGGTGTTGACAACCAAAGCGGCAGTGCTGACCTCCGACGCCCGGCAGGACCCGCGCTTCGCCGGCAGCCAGTCCATTCTGCTCGGCGACATTCGCTCCGTGATGTGTGTTCCGCTGTTGTTTCGGGAGCAGCTCCACGGGCTGATTTACGTCGAAAACCCCTACCAGCGCCGTTTTACGCCGGACGACCTGGAGGTGCTGACCACGATTGCCAGCGTGGCAGCCGTCAAGATTGAAAACACACGCCTTCTCGAAGAAGAAATGAAACGGCAGCGGCTCCAGGCCGAAGTGGCCCTGGCCGCCCGCATCCAGGCTTCAATGCTGCCCCAGTGTGAGCCGCTGATTGCCGGCTTCGAGGTGGCGGGGCTGTCACGTCCGGCAGAAGACATCGGGGGTGACTATTACGACTACATCCACGTCGGCGAGGAACGGCTGGCCGTGGTCATCGGAGACGCCTCCGGCCACGGCATCTCTTCGGGACTGCTGATGGCGCTGGCCAAAGGCGCGCTGTTCAACCAGCTTGGTATCTCGCCCGACCCGGTGCACGTGATGCAGACCCTGAACAAACTCATCCATGAAAATGGCACGCGCCGCGACCTGATGACGTTTTGCTACACGCTGCTCGACGTGCCGACCGGACATATCACCATCGCCAATGCCGGACACCCCTACCCCATGGTGTACTGCGCCGCCACGAAAACCGTCCATAGCCTGGAAGGGGGAGCTTACCCGCTGGGGGTACGGCCGATGCTGGGCAGGCTCCCCATCCTGACCCACGTACTCAACCCACAGGATGTCCTCGTGATGTACAGCGACGGTATCCCGGAACTCAAAAACCGCACGGGAAACTACTTCGGCTATGATGGGCTGAAAGCTGTCATCCACCGCCATGTCCACCTGCCGGCGCGCGAGCTGTGTGAAACCATTGTCGAAAAAGCTCTGACCTTTGCCTCCGGGTCCATCCCGGAGGATGACATCACGGTGGTCGTCGTCAAGTGCACGCGCTGA
- a CDS encoding peptidoglycan-binding domain-containing protein: protein MRSTRGRSYRSRSYRSRRGRVVRGRSGRAYRVRGGRYGRRSRVTAAYGTGAAAPATPYRPPRSLVIPEARTREIQEKLREAGFYQGEITGQYDESTREAMRNFQRANGLKETGTPTAPALLRLGLTRHTSEAGDTSAPPVQLPPPTDQPPPQ from the coding sequence ATGCGCAGTACGCGGGGCCGCAGTTACCGCAGTCGCAGTTACCGCAGCCGCCGGGGGCGTGTCGTGCGGGGACGGAGCGGACGCGCCTACCGCGTCCGGGGCGGACGCTACGGCCGCCGGAGCCGCGTGACGGCCGCCTATGGCACAGGGGCGGCTGCGCCAGCGACGCCCTACCGCCCGCCGCGCAGTCTGGTCATCCCGGAAGCGCGTACCCGCGAAATTCAGGAAAAGCTCAGGGAAGCCGGTTTCTACCAGGGCGAGATCACGGGGCAGTATGATGAAAGCACCCGCGAAGCCATGCGGAACTTCCAGCGTGCCAACGGTTTGAAAGAAACCGGCACGCCAACGGCGCCGGCCCTGCTGCGGCTCGGACTCACCCGACACACGTCGGAAGCCGGCGACACCTCGGCCCCGCCCGTCCAGCTTCCGCCGCCGACCGATCAGCCACCGCCGCAGTGA
- a CDS encoding YihY/virulence factor BrkB family protein — protein MGRLRQLRELLWKTTLDTLEYDCIGFAKEAAYSFVLTFFPLLLFFVAAFAALGSEQTAAILDALRRIMPPGTFSVVESYLQQLMQGRPGRVALLSFVATLLPAIGLIATLSRALDRIYGISPRRPFWREQLLCLELVFVVGLPLVLASIAGVVGAHLEHLITRWSGGYVTFGYLWAAGRWFLVVLSVFLIQMLLYRLAPSRPPRWRHILPGAVFATTLWGLATLGFGIYVANFSAYGRIYGSIGTVIVLLVWMYVITFVFLVGAVFNRRLAILELEHRLEKLSTAEATSVLLTSVTEETGKAETAHLP, from the coding sequence ATGGGCCGACTTCGGCAACTGCGGGAACTGCTTTGGAAAACGACGCTCGATACGCTTGAGTACGACTGCATCGGCTTTGCCAAGGAAGCGGCCTATTCCTTCGTCCTGACCTTCTTCCCGCTGCTGCTCTTTTTTGTGGCGGCGTTTGCGGCGCTGGGCAGCGAGCAGACGGCGGCGATTCTGGACGCCCTGCGGCGCATCATGCCGCCGGGAACGTTCAGCGTGGTGGAAAGCTACTTGCAGCAGCTTATGCAGGGACGGCCCGGACGGGTGGCGTTGCTGTCCTTTGTCGCCACGCTCCTGCCGGCCATCGGGCTGATTGCCACGCTGTCGCGGGCGCTGGACCGCATCTATGGGATTTCCCCCCGGCGCCCCTTCTGGCGGGAGCAGTTGCTATGCCTGGAGCTGGTGTTTGTCGTCGGGTTGCCGTTGGTGCTGGCGTCCATTGCCGGCGTGGTCGGCGCCCATCTGGAACACCTCATCACCCGCTGGAGCGGCGGTTACGTCACCTTTGGTTATCTGTGGGCCGCCGGGCGGTGGTTTCTGGTCGTGCTGAGTGTGTTTCTGATTCAGATGCTCCTGTACCGCCTGGCGCCGAGCCGCCCGCCACGCTGGCGGCACATTCTGCCGGGGGCCGTTTTTGCCACGACGCTGTGGGGATTGGCCACGCTGGGTTTCGGCATTTACGTGGCCAATTTCAGCGCCTACGGCCGCATTTATGGCAGCATCGGCACGGTCATCGTGCTGCTTGTCTGGATGTACGTCATCACCTTCGTGTTCCTGGTCGGAGCGGTTTTCAACCGTCGGCTGGCCATTCTGGAACTTGAACACCGGCTGGAAAAGCTCTCCACAGCCGAGGCCACGTCCGTCCTGCTCACCAGTGTGACCGAGGAAACCGGCAAAGCGGAGACGGCCCACCTTCCCTGA
- a CDS encoding glucose-1-phosphate adenylyltransferase, whose amino-acid sequence MEKVLAVILGGGKGTRLYPLTRERSKPAVPLGGKYRLVDIPISNCINSGISRILVLTQFNSASLNRHIARTYRFSQFANGFVEILAAEQTPENPDWFQGTADAVRQNFRHLKSTHATTILILSGDHLYRMDYAKFIAYHESFDNDITVSVTAIPPDEASEFGLLKVDEDGRVIEFREKPTGAALEEMRVDTTRFGLAPEEAAKRPYLASMGIYVFKMDVLESLLRDTSRVDFGKEVIPHALETHRVGAYLFNGYWEDIGTISAFFRANIELTDVLPRFNFFDMSAPIYTRPRFLPGTKVRNAQIINSIINEGCIINEATIRRSIVGIRSRIESGTHFDHVLMMGADEYETVDELQQNRAAGRPDIGVGKFCTVRNAILDKGVRIGNNVRLLNESGVREADGPNYCIRDGIIIIPKEAVIPDNTTI is encoded by the coding sequence ATGGAAAAAGTTCTGGCTGTTATTCTGGGCGGCGGCAAAGGCACCCGCCTGTATCCGCTCACGCGGGAACGCTCAAAGCCGGCTGTCCCGCTCGGCGGCAAGTATCGTCTGGTGGATATTCCCATCAGCAACTGCATCAACTCCGGTATCTCACGGATACTGGTGTTGACACAGTTCAACTCGGCGTCCCTGAACCGCCACATTGCCCGTACCTATCGGTTCAGTCAGTTCGCCAATGGTTTTGTCGAAATCCTGGCGGCGGAGCAGACGCCGGAAAATCCCGACTGGTTTCAGGGCACGGCCGATGCTGTCCGTCAGAACTTCCGCCATCTGAAAAGCACGCACGCAACGACGATTCTCATCCTGTCGGGCGATCATCTCTACCGCATGGACTACGCCAAGTTCATTGCCTACCACGAGTCGTTCGACAATGACATCACGGTTTCCGTCACGGCCATCCCTCCCGACGAGGCTTCGGAATTCGGGCTGCTCAAGGTGGATGAAGACGGGCGGGTGATTGAGTTTCGGGAAAAGCCCACGGGTGCGGCGCTTGAGGAGATGCGCGTGGACACGACCCGGTTTGGCCTTGCGCCGGAGGAAGCGGCCAAGCGCCCGTATCTCGCTTCCATGGGAATCTATGTCTTCAAAATGGATGTGCTGGAGTCGCTGCTGCGCGACACCAGCCGGGTGGATTTCGGCAAGGAGGTCATTCCGCACGCCCTCGAAACCCACCGGGTGGGAGCGTATCTTTTCAACGGCTACTGGGAAGACATCGGGACGATCAGTGCCTTCTTCCGCGCCAACATCGAGCTGACGGATGTCCTGCCCCGCTTCAACTTCTTCGACATGTCTGCGCCCATCTACACCCGGCCCCGGTTTCTGCCCGGTACAAAGGTGCGCAACGCCCAGATCATCAACTCGATCATCAACGAAGGGTGCATCATCAACGAAGCCACGATTCGGCGTTCGATTGTTGGCATCCGCAGCCGGATTGAAAGCGGCACCCACTTTGACCACGTGCTGATGATGGGGGCTGACGAATATGAAACCGTGGATGAACTTCAGCAGAACCGGGCGGCCGGGCGGCCGGATATTGGCGTCGGGAAGTTCTGCACGGTGCGGAACGCCATCCTCGACAAGGGGGTGCGGATTGGCAACAACGTCCGTCTGCTGAATGAAAGCGGCGTCAGGGAGGCCGACGGTCCGAACTACTGTATCCGTGACGGTATCATCATTATCCCCAAGGAAGCCGTTATCCCGGACAACACCACCATCTGA